One window of the Cherax quadricarinatus isolate ZL_2023a chromosome 41, ASM3850222v1, whole genome shotgun sequence genome contains the following:
- the HLH4C gene encoding uncharacterized protein HLH4C, translated as MDFPLAGHYTACSYMTSADLVTRDPRLLAPPELRVAALHATPRPDLPVKHDLTRSDLNPRLEYRPAHDYTISRPELKADLLPVELRADLVRRDLRAELRSHEGPTGEVRGHERASNLKRENRPSDIENDPTFVLAGSNAATSRRSREREHVLAMTKEERRRRRRATLKYRTAHASRERMRVEAFNVAFAQLRKLLPTLPPDKKLSKIEILRLAICYIAYLNHVLDV; from the exons ATGGACTTCCCGCTGGCGGGTCACTACACAGCGTGCAGCTACATGACCTCGGCTGACTTGGTGACCCGTGACCCCCGCCTGCTGGCCCCACCTGAGTTAAGGGTCGCTGCCCTCCACGCCACCCCTAGACCTGACCTGCCTGTCAAGCACGACCTCACCAG GTCAGACCTCAACCCACGCCTCGAGTATCGGCCAGCCCACGACTACACCATCTCCCGCCCCGAACTAAAAGCTGACCTCCTGCCCGTCGAACTGCGTGCTGACCTCGTACGTCGTGACCTCCGCGCAGAGCTCCGATCTCACGAGGGTCCAACAGGGGAGGTCAGAGGGCACGAGAGAGCCTCCAACCTGAAGCGGGAGAACCGACCTTCAGACATAGAGAACGACCCGACATTTGTACTTGCTGGGTCCAACGCCGCCACCAGCAGAAGATCCAG GGAGCGGGAACACGTGCTGGCTATGACCAAGGAGGAGAGGCGGCGGCGCAGACGCGCTACCCTTAAGTATCGCACTGCGCACGCTAGTCGAGAGCGCATGCGTGTGGAGGCTTTTAATGTGGCATTCGCGCAGCTGCGCAAGCTGCTGCCAACGCTGCCGCCCGACAAGAAACTCTCCAAGATCGAGATTCTTCGCCTCGCCATCTGCTACATTGCCTACCTCAATCACGTACTGGATGTGTGA